Proteins from a single region of Halorubrum sp. 2020YC2:
- a CDS encoding winged helix-turn-helix domain-containing protein, with amino-acid sequence MENERNEDATDDWDQIGFIISSKYRTAVLEQLADAPSIPSSIASRTGLPITHVSRALRSLRERSLVELLVSKEKRKGRIYGITEKGKRLWNRIESEELADRSR; translated from the coding sequence ATGGAGAACGAGCGGAACGAAGACGCCACAGACGACTGGGACCAGATCGGGTTCATCATCAGTTCCAAGTACCGAACGGCGGTGCTCGAACAGCTCGCCGACGCCCCGTCTATCCCCTCGTCGATCGCGTCCCGCACCGGACTCCCGATCACGCACGTCTCGCGGGCGCTCCGGTCGCTCCGCGAGCGCTCGCTCGTCGAACTGCTCGTGTCGAAGGAGAAGCGAAAGGGGCGGATCTACGGCATCACGGAGAAGGGGAAGCGGCTCTGGAACCGCATCGAGTCCGAGGAGCTGGCCGACCGATCGAGGTGA
- a CDS encoding DUF1616 domain-containing protein, with the protein MSSAAEELLASRDLLAVGGIVAVAVVATAVGTASAVRLPFAALLLLVLPGYVTAAFAYAEREREPWTFPALVERFALSLGGSLAVLPLLALLVSVAAGALTRWGLVAAASAYVLAGAAATVARRARRPASGGRTLSVGSRGDTSAPDGWLSGDVTPVTVVLAASMLLAVAALGAAVAVPADGEATTDLHLLTEQDGELVANEYPDALTEGESAAVTVGVTNEEHRSVEYTAVTEVQRVEVDGRSIVVADKRRVDRHEFELAHGESWREQQEFRATLTGETVRFVTYLYRGDPPENPTAASAYRTAYVWVDVSPAGGGE; encoded by the coding sequence ATGAGCTCGGCGGCCGAGGAGCTGCTGGCGAGCCGCGACCTCCTCGCCGTCGGTGGGATCGTCGCGGTCGCGGTCGTGGCCACCGCGGTCGGGACGGCGAGCGCGGTCAGACTCCCGTTCGCCGCCCTCCTCCTGTTGGTTCTCCCCGGGTACGTGACGGCGGCGTTCGCGTACGCCGAGCGCGAGCGGGAGCCGTGGACGTTCCCCGCCCTGGTCGAGCGGTTCGCGCTCTCGCTCGGCGGCAGCCTGGCGGTGCTCCCGCTGTTGGCCCTCCTCGTGTCCGTCGCCGCGGGGGCGCTGACCCGGTGGGGACTCGTCGCGGCCGCGTCCGCGTACGTCCTCGCCGGCGCCGCGGCGACGGTCGCGCGTCGCGCCCGCCGCCCCGCGAGCGGGGGCCGAACCCTGTCGGTCGGCTCGCGGGGCGATACGTCGGCGCCGGACGGCTGGCTCTCCGGCGACGTGACCCCCGTCACCGTCGTCCTCGCGGCCAGCATGCTCCTCGCGGTCGCCGCGCTCGGCGCCGCGGTGGCCGTCCCCGCGGACGGAGAGGCGACGACGGACCTCCACCTGCTGACCGAACAGGACGGCGAACTCGTCGCGAACGAGTACCCGGACGCGCTGACTGAGGGCGAGTCGGCGGCCGTCACCGTCGGGGTGACCAACGAGGAGCACCGGTCGGTCGAGTACACGGCCGTCACGGAGGTCCAGCGGGTCGAGGTCGACGGCCGGTCGATCGTCGTCGCGGACAAGCGCCGGGTCGACCGGCACGAGTTCGAGCTTGCGCACGGCGAGAGCTGGCGCGAGCAACAGGAGTTTCGGGCGACGCTCACCGGCGAGACCGTCCGGTTTGTCACCTACCTCTACCGGGGCGACCCGCCCGAGAACCCGACCGCGGCGTCCGCGTACAGGACGGCCTACGTCTGGGTCGACGTCAGTCCCGCCGGGGGCGGCGAGTGA
- a CDS encoding metal-dependent hydrolase, with protein sequence MWPWGHLAVGYVALSAVVRIGFGDRPSDRAALVLAVATQLPDLVDKPLAWQFGLLSNGIGAAHSLLVGVPAALAVAAVLRARGYPELGVAAAVGYVSHVLGDLLFAALFSRPPILPSFLWPVYSTPAAPAPGLGAKTWQLLLDSRALLGGGMGRTYFLLEALLLCGTAALWFLDGTPGWKPVRNLGRAD encoded by the coding sequence ATGTGGCCGTGGGGCCACCTCGCGGTCGGGTACGTCGCGCTGTCGGCCGTCGTCCGGATCGGGTTCGGAGACCGACCGAGCGACCGGGCCGCGCTCGTCCTCGCGGTCGCCACGCAGCTACCGGACCTCGTCGACAAGCCGCTCGCCTGGCAGTTCGGCCTGCTGAGCAACGGGATCGGCGCCGCGCACTCCCTGCTCGTCGGCGTTCCCGCGGCGCTCGCGGTCGCCGCCGTCCTCCGGGCCAGGGGGTACCCGGAACTGGGCGTCGCCGCCGCGGTCGGGTACGTCAGCCACGTGCTCGGGGACCTCCTCTTCGCCGCCCTGTTCAGCCGGCCGCCGATCCTCCCGTCGTTCCTCTGGCCGGTCTACTCGACGCCCGCCGCGCCCGCGCCGGGGCTCGGCGCGAAGACCTGGCAGCTGTTGTTGGACAGCAGGGCCCTCCTCGGCGGGGGGATGGGACGGACGTACTTCCTGCTCGAAGCCCTCCTGCTCTGCGGGACCGCGGCACTGTGGTTCCTCGACGGAACGCCCGGGTGGAAGCCGGTTCGGAACCTCGGGCGCGCGGACTGA
- a CDS encoding NUDIX hydrolase, whose protein sequence is MRDHPSDGSVRRVRDEREAPWVPPSAPEGAFERRELRVGAKALVTDRDRVLLVKERHGDGSTFWTLPGGGVESGESLSECLRREIDEEIRAPATVGERLGRCVYRHTSRPTTTVYSVFDATLGARPEPDPAERVLDHAWVAPTELLPTTLDPVERFIDRSVAATDGDR, encoded by the coding sequence ATGCGAGACCACCCTTCCGACGGCTCCGTCCGGCGGGTACGCGACGAGCGAGAGGCTCCGTGGGTCCCACCGAGCGCGCCGGAGGGTGCGTTCGAGCGGCGGGAGCTCAGGGTCGGCGCCAAGGCGCTCGTTACTGACCGCGACCGCGTGCTGCTCGTCAAGGAGCGTCACGGCGACGGCTCGACGTTCTGGACCCTCCCGGGAGGCGGCGTCGAGTCCGGCGAGTCGCTCTCGGAGTGTCTCCGCCGCGAGATCGACGAGGAGATCCGGGCGCCCGCGACCGTGGGCGAGCGGCTCGGCCGCTGCGTCTACCGCCACACGAGCCGGCCGACGACGACCGTCTACTCGGTGTTCGACGCGACCCTCGGGGCGAGACCCGAACCCGACCCGGCGGAGCGTGTCCTCGATCACGCGTGGGTAGCGCCGACGGAACTGCTGCCGACGACGCTCGATCCCGTCGAACGATTCATCGACCGGTCGGTGGCGGCGACGGACGGAGACCGATAA
- a CDS encoding glycosyltransferase family 4 protein produces the protein MSAVETGGEEAASESTASVPSSTEVLVVGPAGYRTEGTGGIGRYIAEQRRYLEDRVSLEVVDTAVRTPERPVQYLRTAAVVLLTWLGFLARRRPDVVHVHTSHSFSFYISAPYVLVAGLLWNRPVILHVHGSSFDAFIEEASAPAARFQRAVFDACTAVVALSDHWRDVLSARVPPERIVVVPNAVDPDEYDPDPAANPPHLVFVSNHIERKGIVEVTEAIDELQEAGVRFRATIAGSGPLSGHAEALADAHDDVDYVGFVSEERKRELLGEGSVYVLPTRAEGLPIAVLEAMAGGNAVVSTDVGGIPSIVDEANGALVAPGDVRGLTDTLGELLSDPDRTEQMGRVSRRRIEESYAWPDVVDELLGLYARALNDRVDGDDGAGAGVGTGADGDAGADDAPDPAVGAET, from the coding sequence ATGAGCGCCGTCGAGACGGGCGGCGAGGAGGCGGCGTCCGAGTCGACGGCGAGCGTGCCGTCGTCGACCGAGGTGCTCGTCGTCGGCCCGGCGGGATACCGCACGGAGGGAACGGGCGGGATCGGCCGGTACATCGCTGAGCAGCGGCGGTACCTCGAGGACAGGGTGTCGCTGGAGGTCGTCGACACCGCCGTGCGGACTCCCGAGCGACCGGTCCAGTACCTCCGGACCGCGGCGGTCGTGTTGCTGACGTGGCTCGGGTTCCTCGCCCGCCGGCGCCCCGACGTCGTCCACGTCCACACCTCGCACTCGTTTTCCTTCTACATCTCGGCGCCGTACGTGCTCGTCGCGGGGCTGCTGTGGAACCGCCCGGTGATACTCCACGTCCACGGCTCCTCGTTCGACGCGTTCATCGAGGAGGCGTCGGCGCCGGCCGCCCGCTTCCAACGGGCGGTGTTCGACGCCTGTACCGCGGTCGTCGCCCTCTCGGACCACTGGCGCGACGTGCTCTCGGCCCGGGTCCCGCCGGAGCGCATCGTCGTCGTCCCCAACGCGGTTGACCCGGACGAGTACGATCCGGACCCCGCCGCGAACCCGCCGCACCTCGTCTTCGTCTCCAACCACATCGAGCGCAAGGGAATCGTCGAGGTGACGGAGGCGATCGACGAACTGCAGGAGGCCGGCGTCCGGTTCCGGGCGACGATCGCCGGCAGCGGGCCGCTCTCGGGTCACGCCGAGGCGCTCGCGGACGCGCACGACGACGTCGACTACGTCGGGTTCGTCTCCGAGGAGCGGAAGCGGGAGCTCCTCGGTGAGGGGAGCGTCTACGTCCTGCCGACGAGGGCGGAGGGGCTTCCCATCGCCGTCTTGGAGGCGATGGCCGGGGGGAACGCGGTCGTCTCGACCGACGTCGGGGGGATCCCCTCCATCGTCGACGAGGCGAACGGCGCGCTCGTCGCCCCCGGAGACGTCCGCGGGCTGACAGACACCCTCGGGGAACTGCTCTCGGACCCGGACCGGACCGAACAGATGGGCCGGGTCAGCCGCCGGCGGATCGAGGAGTCGTACGCGTGGCCCGACGTCGTCGACGAACTCCTCGGGCTGTACGCGCGCGCCCTCAACGACCGCGTCGACGGGGACGACGGTGCCGGCGCGGGGGTCGGCACCGGTGCGGACGGCGACGCCGGCGCGGACGACGCCCCCGACCCCGCCGTCGGCGCCGAGACCTGA
- a CDS encoding AAC(3) family N-acetyltransferase — translation MTPGPLTTASRAANLVKHQALKRLNRRRSAGEAPVSRLDEVLDRHAAGRSKAFVHVGLSDVKRAFGGDPYALLRSKLTDRFRSVLAPGFTDYFATSGVYHKAHSRPKHGTFGTLFLRDADYRTDDAMKSILVDGPYRFDGCVHSDSYHEDGCFARLVEEDTLIIDVGTPWITCSHLHYFESRAGLEYVTEETFEGVICAEGGECEPVEQTCGVRTSPFYSWNKPKLTRDLERDGVVHRYDLNGLSVICFTLGDLKSSLVPRLNADPSYLVTL, via the coding sequence ATGACGCCGGGACCGCTGACGACGGCCAGCCGAGCGGCAAACCTCGTCAAACACCAGGCGCTCAAGCGACTGAACCGGCGGCGGAGCGCCGGCGAGGCGCCGGTCTCCCGGCTGGACGAGGTGCTCGACCGCCACGCCGCCGGCCGCTCGAAGGCCTTCGTCCACGTCGGGCTGAGCGACGTGAAACGGGCGTTCGGTGGCGACCCCTACGCGCTGCTCCGGTCGAAGCTCACCGACCGCTTCCGGAGCGTGCTCGCGCCGGGGTTCACGGACTACTTCGCGACGTCGGGCGTGTATCACAAGGCGCACTCGCGGCCGAAACACGGCACGTTCGGGACGCTGTTCCTCCGGGACGCCGACTACCGGACCGACGACGCGATGAAGTCGATCCTGGTCGACGGCCCGTATCGGTTCGACGGCTGCGTCCACTCGGACAGCTACCACGAGGACGGCTGTTTCGCCCGGCTCGTCGAGGAGGACACGCTGATCATCGACGTCGGGACGCCGTGGATCACCTGCTCGCACCTCCACTACTTCGAGAGCCGGGCGGGCCTCGAGTACGTCACCGAGGAGACTTTCGAGGGGGTGATCTGCGCCGAAGGGGGCGAGTGCGAACCGGTCGAGCAGACCTGCGGGGTCCGGACGTCGCCGTTCTACTCGTGGAACAAGCCGAAGCTGACGAGAGACCTGGAGCGCGACGGCGTCGTCCACCGGTACGACCTGAACGGACTCAGCGTGATCTGCTTCACGCTAGGCGACCTGAAGTCGTCGCTCGTGCCGCGGCTGAACGCGGACCCGAGCTACCTCGTGACCCTGTGA
- a CDS encoding phosphoribosyltransferase family protein — MNYKRVADLSADAGRFAREDLRDVDLVVGIPRSGLLAANLLCLQLNVPMTDVDGLCENRLFDSGERHADDRSFHDFDSVFVVDDSVRTGSQMTETRRRLEGRDFPFEISYGAVYVSPRGREHVDHWGEVVPMPRVFQWNVIHHPVLNDSCVDIDGVLCRDPTPAENDDGERYRQFLSEVEPAVVPDQRIGHLVTSRLEKYRPETEEWLDAHGFRYDDLVMMDLPSKEVRQARGSHARHKAEAYDATDASLFVESDPRQAAEITRLTDRPVLCYETMEVLHPGRVKRAQRRAGTLASRFRDGPVSFSVAAAGRLFSRGSALIASKFR, encoded by the coding sequence ATGAACTACAAGCGCGTCGCGGATCTCAGCGCCGACGCAGGTCGGTTCGCTCGGGAGGACCTACGGGACGTCGACCTGGTCGTCGGGATCCCGAGAAGCGGGCTGCTGGCCGCGAACCTCCTCTGTCTCCAGCTCAACGTTCCGATGACGGACGTCGACGGGCTCTGCGAGAACCGACTGTTCGACAGCGGCGAGCGGCACGCCGATGACCGTTCGTTTCACGACTTCGACTCCGTGTTCGTCGTGGACGACTCGGTGCGGACGGGAAGCCAGATGACGGAGACGCGACGCAGGCTCGAAGGCCGGGACTTCCCGTTCGAGATATCGTACGGCGCCGTGTACGTCTCGCCGCGGGGCCGCGAGCACGTCGACCACTGGGGAGAAGTCGTCCCGATGCCGCGGGTGTTCCAGTGGAACGTGATCCACCATCCGGTGTTGAACGACTCCTGCGTCGACATCGACGGGGTCCTCTGTCGCGACCCGACCCCGGCGGAGAACGACGACGGCGAGCGGTACCGTCAGTTCCTGTCGGAGGTGGAACCGGCCGTCGTTCCGGACCAGCGGATCGGGCACCTCGTCACGAGCAGGCTCGAGAAGTACCGACCGGAGACCGAGGAGTGGCTGGACGCCCACGGGTTCCGGTACGACGACCTCGTCATGATGGACCTGCCGAGCAAGGAGGTCCGACAGGCGCGGGGGAGCCACGCGCGACACAAGGCCGAGGCGTACGACGCGACCGACGCGTCGCTGTTCGTCGAGAGCGATCCGCGGCAGGCGGCGGAGATAACGCGACTGACCGACAGGCCGGTCCTCTGTTACGAGACCATGGAGGTGCTTCACCCCGGTCGTGTGAAGCGGGCCCAGCGACGGGCCGGGACCCTCGCGTCGAGGTTCAGGGACGGTCCCGTGTCGTTCTCGGTGGCGGCCGCGGGACGCCTGTTCTCTCGCGGGTCCGCGCTCATCGCCAGCAAGTTCAGGTGA